One part of the Glycine soja cultivar W05 chromosome 11, ASM419377v2, whole genome shotgun sequence genome encodes these proteins:
- the LOC114376859 gene encoding disease resistance protein ADR2-like — protein sequence MATFNLSVEPKPFRNDALIISEKDTRWGFGGTLLKAFQRRGFRAVLVGAGHELGRKEIEESMVVIPVFSKDLVSSPDQLEKLATVVDENRTCHLFLPFLYKLELKDVRYLMGGKLFEKFNEVLTKVTDLTGFRFGDGVTYEYQCVEKIVQVSAKHVASTIGVIPRVTEVMLLLSPESDNGVNVVGVVGPGKETITRKVYEVIAPSFPAHCFLPDVGEKIREHGPEYLQNMLGPYMLGNSQEGVPFIRHEKVLAVLDCIDSLDSLKAALGLTPRFAPGSQVFIIAPDITLLENNGIEKVYEVKGLDKTSAYQVLCLEAFSSMNMSFKYMDIISRAETCADGNPCALKAIGSSFSGKTIAECEIALDEYKRIHYSELIESMIGENNWIPSFGDISEEYTEYDMPDVELASDDGSGMGNFLGSSTLLSQANMQDVEAA from the exons ATGGCAACCTTCAATCTTTCCGTCGAGCCGAAACCCTTCCGCAATGACGCGTTGATCATCTCCGAGAAAGACACCCGGTGGGGTTTTGGGGGCACTCTCCTCAAAGCTTTTCAACGGCGTGGTTTCCGTGCAGTCTTAGTCGGGGCTGGTCATGAGCTAGGAAGAAAGGAAATTGAAGAATCCATGGTTGTTATTCCTGTCTTCTCCAAGGACCTTGTATCTTCTCCAGATCAGTTGGAGAAACTTGCCACGGTGGTTGATGAGAATAGGACGTGCCATCTGTTTCTGCCTTTTCTTTACAAGCTGGAACTCAAAGATGTGCGATATCTGATGGGTGGAAAACTGTTTGAGAAATTTAACGAGGTTCTGACTAAAGTGACTGATTTGACTGGCTTTCGTTTCGG GGATGGAGTTACATATGAATACCAGTGTGTCGAAAAGATTGTTCAAGTGAGCGCTAAACACGTTGCTTCCACGATTGGAGTAATTCCTCGAGTGACGGAAGTGATGTTGCTTTTGTCTCCCGAATCTGACAATGGAGTCAACGTGGTTGGAGTTGTTGGACCAGGAAAGGAAACAATAACTCGTAAGGTTTATGAGGTAATTGCCCCAAGTTTTCCTGCTCATTGCTTTCTTCCTGATGTGGGAGAAAAAATTAGGGAACATGGGCCGGAATATCTCCAAAACATGCTTGGGCCTTATATGCTTGGAAATTCCCAGGAAGGAGTGCCATTTATAAGGCATGAGAAGGTTCTTGCAGTTTTGGATTGCATTGACTCTCTGGATTCGTTGAAAGCTGCTCTTGGACTTACTCCTCGCTTTGCTCCTGGAAGTCAAGTCTTCATTATAGCTCCAGATATAACTTTGCTTGAAAATAATGGAATTGAAAAGGTATATGAAGTAAAGGGGTTAGACAAGACATCGGCTTATCAAGTGCTTTGCCTAGAGGCTTTCAGTTCCATGAATATGAGTTTCAAATACATGGACATCATAAGCCGTGCTGAAACTTGTGCTGATGGCAATCCTTGTGCTTTGAAAGCTATTGGTTCCAGTTTTAGTGGAAAAACAATAGCGGAATGCGAGATTGCATTAGATGAATATAAAAGAATTCATTATTCTGAATTGATAGAGAGCATGATTGGAGAAAACAATTGGATCCCATCGTTCGGGGATATTTCAGAAGAGTATACG GAGTATGACATGCCAGATGTCGAACTAGCCTCAGATGATGGAAGCGGGATGGGGAATTTTCTGGGATCCTCTACCCTCTTGTCCCAGGCAAACATGCAAGATGTCGAAGCAGCCTAA